From Bacteroidota bacterium, the proteins below share one genomic window:
- a CDS encoding T9SS type A sorting domain-containing protein yields the protein MKNLILLFILSFCSYNIYAQADEMTGADACSQKKMHQQSYLHTEFDSPNTPVHSFNVLDYKLNLDIYNCFISPYTKAYTGTNQITFRVDSTLNSIKLNALNTSIGIDTVKIGNTSLTYSHVSDVVSITLDRTYNPGETVVMKISYHHNNVSANGFYASNGMVFTDAEPEGARGWFPCWDRPSDKATWDLTARTPTTVILGSNGRLADSTVNGGAIFYHWVSRDPIATYLMTMIGKVGYNLDVVWWHKLSNPADSIPIRFYWNTGESGLANIKSKMPSMMTRYSQLFCEHVFEKNGFATANSQFTWGGMENQTLTILAPNYWNENVVAHEFGHQWFGDLISPGTWADIWLNEGFATYCEALWKEYTSGYASYKSAINSDASGYLSGNPGWPIYNPSWAITTPDQNTLFNTAITYDKGGCVLHMLRYTLNDTTMFFNILRSYTQDTTNFKFKNSVTADFINKVNTVSGQDLTWFFNEWVYQPNHPVYANTYNYSGSGTNWTVRFMAKQTQSTPAFFKMPIEVKVAFVGGTDTTIRVMNDVNNQLFTWNFTKQPNAVTFDPNANIVLKQGTTVMGVETVSNEIPFKYALKQNYPNPFNPVTNINFEIPKESFVKITVYDNLGRVVNVLANENYNAGTYSVSFDASRLSSGIYFYKIEAGNFVETKSMILTK from the coding sequence ATGAAAAACCTAATTTTACTTTTTATTTTGTCTTTCTGCAGTTATAATATTTACGCTCAGGCAGACGAAATGACAGGGGCTGACGCATGTTCTCAAAAGAAGATGCACCAACAATCATACTTGCACACTGAATTCGATTCTCCTAATACACCTGTTCATTCATTCAATGTTCTTGATTACAAACTGAATCTAGATATCTACAATTGTTTTATTTCTCCATACACAAAAGCTTATACAGGTACTAACCAGATAACTTTCAGAGTTGACTCAACATTAAATTCAATCAAATTAAATGCGCTAAATACTTCTATAGGTATTGATACTGTTAAAATTGGTAATACATCTTTAACCTATTCTCATGTTAGCGATGTTGTTTCGATAACACTGGATAGAACTTATAACCCGGGTGAAACAGTCGTTATGAAGATTTCTTATCACCATAACAATGTTTCTGCTAATGGTTTTTATGCAAGCAATGGAATGGTTTTTACAGATGCTGAACCTGAAGGCGCAAGAGGCTGGTTCCCATGCTGGGACAGACCATCAGATAAAGCCACATGGGATTTAACTGCAAGAACACCAACAACAGTTATCCTGGGTTCTAACGGAAGATTGGCTGATTCAACAGTAAACGGCGGAGCAATTTTTTATCATTGGGTAAGCAGAGACCCGATTGCAACATACTTAATGACAATGATTGGTAAGGTCGGATACAATCTTGATGTAGTATGGTGGCATAAACTTTCCAATCCTGCAGATAGTATTCCGATAAGATTTTACTGGAATACAGGAGAGTCAGGACTTGCAAACATCAAATCAAAAATGCCTTCTATGATGACTCGTTATTCCCAGCTTTTCTGCGAACACGTTTTTGAAAAGAATGGTTTTGCTACTGCTAACAGCCAGTTTACATGGGGCGGAATGGAAAATCAAACATTAACTATCCTTGCTCCTAATTACTGGAATGAAAATGTTGTAGCGCATGAGTTTGGTCATCAATGGTTTGGTGATTTGATATCTCCCGGAACATGGGCAGACATCTGGCTTAATGAAGGATTTGCAACGTACTGTGAAGCATTATGGAAAGAATATACTTCAGGATATGCATCATATAAGTCAGCTATCAATAGCGATGCAAGCGGATATTTATCCGGTAATCCCGGCTGGCCGATATACAATCCGTCCTGGGCAATTACTACACCTGATCAGAATACATTGTTCAACACAGCTATAACGTACGATAAAGGCGGATGTGTTCTTCATATGCTCAGATATACTTTGAACGATACAACAATGTTCTTTAATATATTAAGAAGCTATACTCAGGATACCACAAACTTTAAATTTAAAAATTCAGTAACAGCAGACTTTATTAACAAAGTGAATACAGTTTCCGGACAGGATTTGACATGGTTCTTTAATGAGTGGGTATATCAGCCAAATCATCCTGTATATGCTAACACATATAATTATTCCGGTTCAGGAACAAACTGGACTGTAAGATTTATGGCAAAGCAGACACAATCCACTCCTGCATTTTTCAAAATGCCTATTGAGGTTAAAGTCGCATTTGTAGGAGGAACAGACACTACAATAAGAGTAATGAATGATGTAAATAATCAGTTATTCACTTGGAATTTTACAAAGCAGCCGAATGCAGTCACCTTTGACCCGAATGCTAATATAGTATTGAAACAGGGAACGACAGTAATGGGAGTAGAAACAGTTTCAAACGAAATTCCATTTAAGTATGCTTTGAAACAAAATTATCCGAATCCGTTCAACCCTGTAACAAATATTAATTTTGAAATTCCGAAAGAATCATTTGTGAAGATTACAGTTTATGATAACTTAGGAAGAGTAGTAAATGTTTTAGCAAATGAAAATTATAATGCCGGGACTTACTCTGTAAGCTTTGATGCATCCAGACTTTCAAGCGGAATTTATTTCTATAAAATTGAAGCAGGTAATTTTGTTGAAACTAAGAGCATGAT
- a CDS encoding choice-of-anchor B family protein, which produces MKNRLYIVIAILMLAVSAKAQLPNQNMVLLKNLNQHGTNYSALWGYTAPNGREYAILGCNTGTSFVDITDSANIHEIKFFTGVTSQWREMKTYSHYAYVVSEGSQSKIQIFDLQYLPDSVHFVKTTNFPSHSSTHSITDYGDGRYKFLNGCNSSFVVNGGVAIMDCIDPENPVIRGKAGVATGGNTNGYVHDCKARNDTLWTCNIYTGYCTIYNIANKDSIKLIRAFKEYAPGGVSTHTIDFHKYNNKYMYVCDEITGTITGKMNIWDISDPTSYTQIGTWNPTNITTADVHNMTVYGNYGVIANYTAGIRLVDLSNPAVPNEIAWYDTYPSNNASAFNGCWEIFMFPSKKIIGSDIQTGLYVVKPTLTLTDIGYNNYASSQIPSSIELKQNYPNPFNPSTKINFSLPKNSFVSLKVYNLAGKQVADLVNDRRDGGNYEVNFDAGKYGLSSGAYFYSLTADGYTETKKMILVK; this is translated from the coding sequence ATGAAAAATCGTTTATACATTGTTATAGCAATTCTCATGCTGGCCGTAAGCGCAAAAGCGCAGCTTCCGAACCAGAACATGGTATTGTTAAAAAATCTCAATCAGCACGGTACTAATTACTCCGCTCTTTGGGGCTACACTGCACCTAACGGCAGAGAGTATGCTATCCTCGGCTGCAATACAGGAACTTCGTTCGTTGACATAACAGATTCTGCAAACATTCACGAAATCAAATTTTTTACAGGCGTTACCTCACAATGGAGAGAAATGAAAACATACAGCCATTATGCTTATGTTGTTTCAGAAGGCTCGCAAAGTAAAATTCAAATTTTCGATTTACAATATTTACCTGACTCAGTTCATTTTGTGAAGACAACTAACTTCCCAAGCCATTCATCAACACACTCAATTACAGATTACGGTGACGGAAGATACAAATTTCTTAACGGTTGTAATTCATCGTTTGTAGTAAATGGCGGTGTAGCAATTATGGACTGCATTGATCCTGAAAATCCCGTTATCCGCGGAAAAGCAGGTGTTGCAACAGGCGGAAATACAAACGGATATGTTCATGACTGTAAAGCAAGAAACGATACCTTATGGACATGCAACATTTATACAGGATATTGCACGATTTATAACATTGCAAATAAAGATTCGATAAAATTAATCAGAGCTTTTAAAGAATATGCTCCGGGCGGAGTTTCTACTCATACTATCGATTTCCATAAGTACAATAATAAGTATATGTATGTCTGCGATGAAATAACAGGAACTATCACAGGAAAAATGAACATTTGGGATATATCAGATCCGACAAGTTATACACAGATCGGCACATGGAATCCTACAAATATTACAACAGCTGACGTACATAATATGACTGTATATGGAAACTATGGAGTAATCGCAAATTATACTGCAGGAATCAGACTTGTTGATCTTTCAAATCCGGCTGTTCCGAATGAAATTGCATGGTATGATACATATCCATCAAATAACGCATCTGCATTTAACGGATGCTGGGAAATATTTATGTTCCCGTCTAAAAAAATTATCGGTTCAGATATTCAGACAGGACTTTATGTTGTAAAGCCGACTTTGACACTTACAGATATCGGATATAATAATTATGCAAGTTCACAAATTCCTTCATCGATTGAATTAAAACAAAATTATCCGAATCCTTTCAATCCTTCAACAAAAATAAATTTCAGTTTGCCGAAGAATTCATTTGTGTCACTAAAAGTTTATAATCTTGCAGGAAAGCAAGTTGCTGACTTAGTAAATGACAGAAGAGACGGCGGAAACTATGAAGTTAATTTTGATGCAGGAAAGTATGGCTTATCAAGCGGAGCATATTTCTATTCACTTACAGCAGACGGATATACAGAAACAAAGAAAATGATTTTAGTAAAATAA
- a CDS encoding T9SS type A sorting domain-containing protein, translated as MNLKNSVFLVILLIGFNSLNAQTWTTKQVGISNTFMQRMWFTGSTTGYATSGDNTGGTGSVLKTTNAGLTWTKYVTTCTNATYDVNFLNANTGFTCSFNGEISRSTNAGVNWTTVYANGSSNYLYTMGFLNANTGFAGGFSYTVRTTNGGTNWTESSLSGFQYSNSVLSSTKAIMCGSQTGSDGGVWTSTDAGASWNYVQVTASNILYDIYFVDANTGYVVGGGGLAYKTTNGGTSWGSALTTGSTNTFQCVYFQNANTGFIAGSGGSVYRTTNGGTNFTQCTTIPNISGQTQYDIAFLDANNAIMSGSQGALFKTTDEGLNWTTVGNNQQLNAITFVDASTGYVAGNSSSFQKTTDGGNTWQVYQSFSGAITSNAVEFIDASTGYIAGNTGNLIKTTNGGVNWTALTPGVATNILSLKFLDANTGYYGTTAGGVRITTNGGANWTALTTGAATNITSLSFPSANTGYLCSTGGIVRKTTNAGTNWTLLTTKITANLNSIYFLDDNTGWAVGASGKTIRTTNGGSVWDTTTTPGSTQALNSVRFGSVNQGIAVGNTGTIMVTNNGGVNWSAQTSGTTANLRSVYIGQLGTSLFVSGANGTILNSTDQVLPVELSFFNSSVTGRNVKLSWGTILEQNNSGFTIERKNSGGVWNDIGFVNGIATTNQQQSYSFDDRNLSSGKYSYRLKQIDFNGNYKYYNLSSEVIVGKPSSFALMQNYPNPFNPSTKISFEIPLDGMVSLKIYDVTGKEVMTLLEGYKTADYYTVNFDAKTLTSGIYFCKLAIQNESRNFVKTIKMVLSK; from the coding sequence ATGAATCTGAAAAATTCTGTATTTCTTGTTATCCTCTTAATTGGATTTAATTCTTTAAATGCCCAGACCTGGACTACAAAACAAGTGGGCATATCGAACACTTTTATGCAGCGTATGTGGTTTACCGGTTCAACTACAGGTTATGCTACATCAGGTGATAATACCGGAGGTACCGGTTCTGTTTTGAAAACCACTAACGCCGGGCTGACATGGACTAAATATGTTACAACCTGTACCAATGCTACGTATGATGTAAATTTTCTAAACGCAAATACAGGTTTCACATGCAGCTTCAATGGTGAAATCAGCAGGTCGACCAATGCAGGTGTAAACTGGACAACGGTCTACGCAAACGGCTCAAGCAATTATTTATATACAATGGGTTTCTTAAATGCTAACACAGGTTTTGCGGGCGGCTTCTCTTACACTGTAAGAACAACAAATGGCGGAACGAACTGGACAGAAAGTTCTTTATCTGGCTTTCAATACAGCAATTCAGTTCTATCATCCACTAAAGCAATTATGTGCGGATCACAGACAGGTTCAGACGGCGGTGTATGGACTTCAACTGATGCAGGCGCCAGCTGGAATTACGTTCAAGTAACCGCTTCAAATATTTTATACGATATTTATTTCGTTGATGCAAATACGGGATATGTAGTTGGTGGCGGTGGCCTTGCATACAAAACTACTAACGGAGGTACAAGCTGGGGTTCTGCATTAACTACCGGAAGTACAAACACATTTCAATGTGTGTATTTTCAGAATGCTAACACAGGTTTTATTGCAGGAAGCGGCGGTAGTGTTTACAGAACTACTAACGGAGGAACAAATTTCACTCAATGCACAACAATTCCTAATATTTCAGGTCAGACACAATACGATATAGCATTTCTTGATGCTAATAATGCAATAATGAGCGGCTCTCAGGGAGCTTTATTTAAAACGACTGATGAAGGGTTGAACTGGACAACAGTGGGTAATAATCAGCAGTTAAATGCTATTACATTTGTTGATGCTAGTACAGGTTACGTTGCAGGAAACTCTTCATCTTTTCAAAAAACTACTGACGGAGGAAATACATGGCAGGTATATCAATCTTTTTCGGGAGCTATAACTTCTAATGCTGTGGAGTTTATTGATGCATCTACCGGCTATATTGCAGGAAATACAGGTAACCTCATTAAAACCACTAATGGCGGAGTTAACTGGACAGCATTGACTCCGGGAGTTGCAACCAATATTCTATCTCTCAAATTTCTTGATGCAAATACAGGATACTATGGCACTACAGCTGGCGGTGTGAGAATTACTACAAACGGCGGAGCAAACTGGACTGCGCTTACAACCGGAGCGGCAACAAATATCACTTCACTTTCTTTCCCGAGTGCCAATACCGGATATCTTTGCAGTACAGGTGGAATAGTAAGAAAAACAACTAATGCAGGTACTAACTGGACTTTACTTACTACAAAAATTACAGCTAATTTAAACAGTATTTATTTTCTTGACGATAATACAGGATGGGCGGTCGGCGCCAGCGGAAAAACTATAAGGACTACAAATGGCGGTTCTGTTTGGGATACAACTACTACTCCCGGCTCTACACAGGCACTTAATTCTGTAAGATTCGGAAGTGTAAATCAGGGAATTGCTGTTGGTAATACAGGAACCATAATGGTCACAAATAATGGCGGGGTTAACTGGAGCGCACAGACAAGCGGTACCACTGCAAATCTGCGAAGTGTTTATATCGGGCAGTTGGGTACAAGCTTATTTGTTTCAGGCGCCAACGGTACAATATTAAACAGTACAGATCAGGTTTTACCGGTTGAACTTTCATTTTTTAATTCTTCTGTAACCGGAAGAAATGTAAAATTATCATGGGGAACAATTTTAGAACAGAATAACTCCGGATTTACCATTGAAAGAAAAAATTCAGGCGGCGTTTGGAATGATATAGGATTTGTAAACGGTATTGCGACTACAAATCAACAGCAAAGTTATAGTTTTGATGATAGAAATCTTTCTTCAGGAAAATATAGTTACAGATTGAAGCAGATTGATTTTAATGGAAACTATAAATATTATAATCTTAGCAGTGAAGTGATAGTCGGTAAGCCAAGTTCATTTGCGCTTATGCAGAATTATCCTAATCCATTTAATCCTTCAACAAAAATTTCATTTGAAATTCCTTTAGATGGAATGGTATCATTAAAAATTTATGACGTAACTGGAAAAGAAGTGATGACGTTACTTGAAGGATATAAAACTGCAGATTATTACACCGTTAACTTTGATGCAAAAACATTAACTAGCGGGATATATTTCTGCAAACTTGCTATTCAAAATGAGTCAAGGAATTTTGTGAAGACGATAAAGATGGTATTATCTAAATAA
- a CDS encoding T9SS type A sorting domain-containing protein produces MKIKLCLILFLLSFTNLFSQTWTKVQEGTFTSFVERMSFINSTTGFATYAENTGGIVYVLKTTNAGNTWTKITTSCSNALYDVKFLNTTTGYVASFNGEIAKSTNGGTNWTNVYNNASAFSLYAINFFDANTGFAAGQNNTVRTTNAGASWTTGGVTDIVYSSAVLSTTKAIMCGTNATDGFVYTSTNAGASWVSTNLSTGNTLYDIFFLDANTGFTCGNTGVCYKTTNGGGSWSPLTTGATVPLSVVYFIDANTGFVGGSNASIYKTTNGGTSFTPITAKPLVTQSNYDMYFFDANNGIISGSNGAFYQTSDGGNTWIINKNNFTAQLNAVSFINSTTGFAAGVGGAMEKSTDGGLTWTIQTNIPVSTNFNCMKFPTATTGYAAGLSGNLIKTTDGGSTWSTQTTGVASAIAALDFTDANTGYFTAPTGVMRKSTDAGVTWNALTTGLATNITGVSFSSANTGYITSTAGNIRKTTNAGTNWTALTTGVAVTMNAVYFLDDNTGYAVGASGTIIKTTNSGTNWVTQTSGTTNALAAVRFGNTSNGIAVGTAGTILVTTNGGTNWTAQTSNTTVPLRNSFIQPNGNVVTVGGTGTILYSNDQVLPVELSSFTSSVQNKRNVILNWQTVTETNNSGFDIERAVKSENQQWNKVGFVAGNGTTSIQSNYSFEDKNLSTGNYNYRLKQIDFNGNYKYYDLSGEVIIGKPNSFELSQNYPNPFNPSTKISFEIPVDGYVSLKIYDISGKEVTSLINEFKTADYYTVNFDAKLLSSGIYFCKISAQSDSKDFVKTIKMILSK; encoded by the coding sequence ATGAAAATTAAGCTATGTCTTATTTTATTTTTACTAAGTTTCACCAATCTTTTTTCCCAAACCTGGACGAAAGTACAGGAAGGAACGTTTACTTCCTTTGTTGAGCGGATGTCATTTATTAATTCCACCACCGGTTTTGCAACTTATGCTGAAAATACAGGCGGGATTGTTTACGTACTTAAAACTACAAATGCAGGAAACACATGGACAAAGATCACTACTTCATGCTCAAATGCACTTTATGATGTAAAATTTTTGAATACTACCACAGGTTATGTTGCAAGTTTCAATGGAGAAATAGCGAAAAGCACTAATGGAGGTACTAACTGGACTAACGTTTATAATAACGCAAGCGCATTTTCTCTGTATGCAATAAACTTTTTTGATGCCAATACAGGTTTTGCCGCAGGGCAGAATAATACTGTCAGAACAACAAATGCAGGCGCAAGCTGGACAACCGGAGGAGTAACTGATATAGTCTATTCATCGGCAGTACTCTCCACAACGAAAGCTATAATGTGCGGTACAAATGCAACTGATGGTTTTGTTTACACATCAACTAATGCAGGAGCAAGCTGGGTTTCAACGAATCTATCTACAGGCAATACGTTATATGATATTTTCTTTTTAGATGCCAATACAGGATTTACATGCGGAAATACCGGAGTTTGTTATAAAACAACTAACGGAGGCGGCTCCTGGTCACCATTGACTACGGGTGCAACTGTACCACTTTCAGTTGTATATTTCATTGATGCAAATACAGGATTTGTCGGGGGAAGCAATGCAAGCATCTACAAAACAACAAATGGAGGTACCAGCTTCACCCCTATAACTGCCAAACCATTAGTTACTCAGAGTAATTATGATATGTATTTCTTTGATGCGAATAACGGAATAATATCAGGAAGCAATGGAGCTTTTTATCAGACCAGCGACGGAGGAAATACGTGGATTATAAATAAGAATAATTTTACTGCTCAGTTAAATGCAGTCAGTTTTATTAATAGTACTACAGGTTTCGCCGCAGGTGTAGGGGGAGCAATGGAAAAATCAACTGACGGCGGACTGACATGGACGATACAAACGAATATTCCTGTCTCCACAAACTTTAACTGTATGAAATTTCCAACAGCTACAACAGGATATGCAGCGGGATTAAGCGGTAACCTTATAAAAACAACTGACGGTGGTTCAACCTGGAGTACGCAAACAACAGGTGTTGCTTCTGCGATTGCAGCTTTGGATTTTACTGATGCTAATACAGGTTATTTTACTGCGCCGACAGGAGTGATGAGAAAATCCACCGATGCGGGAGTTACATGGAATGCTTTAACTACAGGCCTTGCAACAAATATTACAGGTGTATCTTTCTCCAGCGCAAATACAGGTTACATAACTAGTACTGCCGGAAATATAAGAAAGACTACAAATGCAGGAACTAACTGGACCGCATTAACAACGGGCGTAGCTGTAACTATGAACGCAGTTTATTTTTTAGACGATAATACGGGATATGCAGTCGGAGCATCAGGAACAATTATTAAAACAACTAATAGCGGAACAAACTGGGTAACTCAAACATCCGGAACGACGAATGCACTTGCTGCAGTAAGATTTGGAAATACTTCAAATGGTATTGCAGTAGGTACTGCAGGTACAATACTTGTCACAACTAACGGCGGAACAAACTGGACTGCGCAGACAAGTAATACTACTGTGCCATTAAGAAATTCTTTTATTCAGCCAAACGGTAACGTTGTAACTGTAGGCGGAACCGGTACTATTCTTTATAGTAATGACCAGGTGCTGCCTGTAGAGTTATCATCTTTTACTTCATCAGTTCAGAATAAACGTAATGTAATATTGAACTGGCAGACAGTTACTGAGACAAATAATTCAGGCTTTGATATTGAGCGGGCTGTAAAATCTGAAAATCAGCAATGGAATAAAGTTGGATTTGTAGCAGGTAACGGAACGACAAGCATCCAAAGCAACTATTCATTTGAAGATAAGAATTTATCAACCGGGAATTATAATTACAGATTAAAGCAGATTGATTTCAACGGAAATTATAAATATTACGATTTAAGCGGAGAAGTCATAATTGGCAAGCCAAATTCGTTTGAGCTCTCGCAGAATTATCCTAATCCGTTTAATCCTTCAACAAAGATCTCATTTGAGATTCCGGTTGACGGATATGTATCATTAAAGATTTATGATATATCAGGAAAAGAAGTTACTTCATTGATTAATGAATTTAAAACAGCTGATTATTACACAGTAAACTTTGATGCAAAATTACTATCAAGCGGAATTTATTTCTGTAAGATATCTGCTCAGAGTGATTCAAAAGATTTTGTTAAGACGATAAAAATGATTCTATCTAAATAA
- a CDS encoding PP2C family protein-serine/threonine phosphatase, giving the protein MEQRKLYKTLDNIIKEAPNYEKNEELLLYVLEQIIKTETTEIIGGRLWRLNETKTGYILIEQVGDMDPIEKNYEILVANYPKFKEVGAHRSVMAKESDTYLVQKGILTFSATGVGERYKIRKQDETYHLYQYLIAFNAKNLHDNLTNTLNIISTTLSYLLRSRQIEFKVKEDREEMEKAREIQKNILPEHEQKFGNYEIFGISLPDKVVGGDFFDYLSQEGSDRLGVVIGDAASKGFSAAAQALYVSGAVKMGVEYSIKMTTMIGKVNNLVYETFPFERFVTLFYCELYEDKKGLCMFVNAGHNSPLFYNHSKDTIEALDATGSVLGISSNQKYLSDSINLDKDDFLVMFTDGIVEATDENFNFLGEETLKDLLRKYKDESAKEICENILEYVQKFSAKATYSDDKTLVVIKRIK; this is encoded by the coding sequence ATGGAACAAAGAAAACTCTACAAGACATTAGATAATATTATAAAGGAAGCGCCGAATTACGAGAAGAACGAAGAGCTGCTGCTATACGTGCTTGAACAGATAATTAAAACAGAGACCACGGAAATTATCGGAGGAAGATTGTGGAGACTCAACGAAACGAAGACGGGATATATTTTAATAGAGCAGGTCGGTGATATGGACCCGATTGAAAAAAATTATGAAATATTAGTTGCTAATTATCCAAAGTTCAAAGAGGTAGGGGCGCACCGCTCTGTAATGGCAAAAGAATCGGATACATATCTTGTTCAAAAAGGAATTCTCACGTTCTCTGCAACAGGAGTAGGGGAACGTTATAAAATAAGAAAACAGGATGAGACTTATCATCTTTACCAGTATCTTATTGCTTTCAATGCAAAGAATCTTCATGATAATCTTACCAATACACTCAATATAATAAGCACCACACTAAGCTATCTTCTGCGCTCAAGGCAAATAGAATTCAAAGTCAAAGAAGACAGAGAGGAGATGGAAAAGGCACGGGAGATACAGAAGAATATCCTGCCTGAACACGAACAGAAATTCGGAAATTATGAAATCTTCGGAATATCTTTACCTGATAAAGTCGTCGGCGGTGACTTCTTCGACTATCTTTCGCAGGAAGGTTCAGACAGATTAGGAGTTGTTATAGGGGATGCTGCCTCAAAAGGATTTTCGGCAGCTGCGCAAGCGCTTTATGTTTCCGGCGCTGTTAAGATGGGAGTAGAATACAGTATTAAAATGACAACAATGATAGGTAAGGTAAACAATTTAGTTTATGAAACTTTTCCGTTTGAAAGATTTGTTACATTATTTTATTGCGAGCTTTACGAAGATAAAAAAGGACTTTGCATGTTTGTGAATGCGGGGCACAACAGTCCGCTTTTTTATAATCATTCAAAAGATACAATTGAAGCATTGGATGCAACAGGCTCAGTGCTTGGAATTTCTTCAAATCAAAAATATTTATCGGATAGTATAAATCTTGATAAAGATGATTTTCTTGTGATGTTTACAGACGGCATAGTTGAAGCAACAGATGAAAATTTTAATTTTTTGGGAGAGGAAACTTTAAAGGACCTTCTGAGAAAATATAAAGATGAAAGCGCAAAGGAAATCTGCGAAAATATTTTAGAGTATGTGCAGAAGTTTTCTGCAAAGGCAACATACTCTGATGATAAGACTTTAGTTGTAATTAAAAGAATAAAGTAA
- a CDS encoding YihY/virulence factor BrkB family protein, translating to MNFILDRIQDFRKYLRIKRIYVTVRYYVIKLINRFELDHIWIMSSGVAFNFLLCIVPFLLILFTILGLYLDRSVSIEKLNDNLNHLIPIPVEMRNRITGELLDRIRELSNNTWITGIIGLVGMLWTVSGLFSAFRDVLSRIYNLKIEKNYFILKIRDIILALSTILLFILSLVATYTVTLVEIVSKGVFGFEVSLSFLQSTVSVLIAYAISYILFYIIYRFVPYQNIPKKVVLFSSYISAILFEILKHLFSLYILKFANFGRVYGTYAALVIFIFWIYYVAVIFVVGGEMGAIYLNRNRLKIL from the coding sequence TTGAATTTCATTCTCGATAGAATACAGGATTTCAGAAAATATCTCAGGATAAAACGTATATATGTTACGGTCCGCTATTATGTAATAAAATTAATCAATAGATTTGAGCTGGACCATATATGGATTATGTCATCCGGCGTGGCATTTAATTTCCTGTTATGCATAGTTCCTTTTCTTTTAATTCTTTTTACAATTCTTGGATTATATTTAGACAGGTCAGTCTCAATAGAAAAGCTTAATGATAATTTAAACCATCTTATTCCGATTCCTGTAGAAATGCGTAACAGAATTACGGGGGAGCTGCTAGATAGAATACGTGAGCTTTCAAATAATACATGGATAACAGGTATAATAGGGTTAGTCGGTATGCTTTGGACTGTTAGCGGGTTATTCAGTGCCTTCAGAGATGTGCTCAGCAGAATTTATAATCTTAAGATTGAAAAAAATTATTTCATTCTGAAGATAAGAGACATAATTCTGGCTCTCTCAACAATTCTGTTATTTATATTGAGTCTGGTTGCAACATATACTGTAACCTTAGTAGAAATTGTATCAAAAGGAGTTTTCGGATTTGAAGTCAGTTTAAGCTTTCTGCAGAGTACGGTATCAGTTTTAATTGCTTATGCAATTTCATACATACTGTTTTACATAATTTACAGGTTTGTGCCATACCAGAATATTCCGAAGAAAGTCGTGCTATTTTCATCATATATTTCTGCAATACTGTTTGAGATTTTAAAGCATTTATTTTCGTTGTATATTCTGAAGTTCGCAAACTTCGGAAGAGTTTACGGAACTTATGCAGCGCTGGTTATTTTTATATTCTGGATTTATTATGTTGCGGTAATTTTTGTTGTCGGCGGTGAAATGGGAGCAATTTATCTAAACAGAAACAGACTAAAAATACTGTAA